In Mesoplodon densirostris isolate mMesDen1 chromosome 15, mMesDen1 primary haplotype, whole genome shotgun sequence, the DNA window CAGAAAGTTTGCAGACAAAAGGTTTTCTCCTTGTGGCTGCAAAAGAGAGGAATTCTGGAGGCTTGAGATATGGCTGCTCAGTGTGCCTTGGGTACCCCCCGCTtgccatcccactcctgggcctgatTCATAACTGAAGGAAGGGGAAGTGTAAGTCCaaatacaaatagctcagtttggGGAGACTGAGTCTTCCCTCTTGAAGATGTAGGTAGCTTAGTTATTCTGTCAAAATTCTGCTAAAATTAAGACAGAATAAATGGAATGAATGGCTTAGTTTCAGCCAGCCCAAGTTCTTTCTAGAACTGCTTCAGttcttcttgtttttcattaattaatttaattaatttatttttggctgcattgggtcttcattgctgcacgcaggctttctctagttttgtgagcgggggctactcttcgttgtggtgtgcaggcttctcattgaggtggcttctcttgttttggagcacgggctctaggcgtgcaggcttcagtagctgtggcacgcgggctcagtggttgtggcacacgggctgtagagcacaggctcagtagttgtggcgcacgggcttcgttgctttgtggcatgtgggatcttctcagcccagggatcgaacctgtgttccttgcactcgcaggcagattcttaaccactgtgccaccagggaagcctctagaACTGCTTCAGTTCTGACAGTGCACGGTTCCTCAGATCCACGTGTCAGTTGAACTTCGTGGCCAGTTTACTGAGTCAGCTGAGTTGTCAGGACAGGTGAAGGCTTCAGAAGAAAGCTTACGTTCCTCTGCAGCAGGCACCACACCCTTTAGGATTCCCAGGGTGGGGATGTCTTCATTTTATACTCCCCGACTTAGCTATCCATCAGGACTCACTGCCTTAGCACACCTGACACAGCTGGTCTTGGCTCCCCCTTCTGCTGTAGGTTTGGATCCTGCTGGGCCCATGTTTGAAGGGGTTGACATCCACAAGAGGCTGTCCCCTGACGATGCAGACTTCGTGGATGTCCTGCACACCTACACGCGCTCCTTTGGCTTGAGCATCGGGATTCAGATGCCCGTGGGTCACATTGATGTCTACCCCAACGGAGGTGACTTCCAGCCGGGCTGTGGACTCAACGATGTCTTGGGGTCAATTGCATATGGAAGTgagttccttattttattttattttttttgcggtacacgggcctctcactcttgtggcctctcccattgcggagcacaggctccggacgcgcaggcccagcagccatggctcacgggcctagcagttccgtggcatgtgggatcttcccggacccggggcacgaacccgtgtcccctgcatcggcaggtggaccctcaaccactgcaccaccagggaagccccgagttccttattttttgttttgactCAATTATAGCATATCCTCCTAAATCAGCCAGAGCTGTTAGTGCTCCCGACAGCATCCGTTTCATTATTCCCACTACCCCCTAGTGGTCCTTCAACACTGTTTATTTTACAGTTCATCATCCTGCAAGCCTATTAACAGCCTTCCTGTGGTCTCTGCTCTGCTTTCTTGTGCTTTGAGGtcacagttattattattttttttatttttatttttttgcggtacacgggcctctcactgttgtggtctctcccattgcggagcagacgcacaggctcagcagccatggctcatgggcccagcctctccgcggcatgtgggatcctcccggaccggggcacgaacccgtgtcccctgcatcggcaggcggactctcaaccattgcgccaccagggaagccccacagttattattgattaatttctttttataacaaAAGGAATACATATTTGTTGGGAAAATAATCAAGCATTATAAAATTGCCTAAAGCAAGAAGTAAAAATACCCCCTCATTTCCCACACCTTACTGCTTTCACTCTCCAGATGTAGCCAATATGATCATGTTGTGTGTATCCTTCCACTCTTACTGCTTTGcaaatttatttgtgtgtgtgtgtgtgtgtgtgtgtgtgtgtgtgtgtgatatttttcaaaatcacaTTGTTCTGCAACTTTGCTTTTTCAGTCCTAATACATATTATGGGCATTCTTAGACATCAGAGTACATATATCTACTTACCTTATTCTTTTAAAAGGCTATATAATATTCTTTAGCATGGAAGtactataatttaatttttggtaacattttaaagaaataaaatcaagattCTTCCTCCATTCACTTATAATCTGTCTTCCTGAATGCCTAAGCCTATTCCCAGCAGTCTTGGGCTGAAGTGAGTTTGCTGTTGAAACTGATGGGCTTGGTTTCTCATTTGCTCACGGCCTTGCATCCTGGCAGCATTTCTAAGTCTTGGCCCCAGTTGGCTCTCTCCACTGTGATGCTCTGCTCTTGGGATGTCCATGCTGTCACTCAGTCTTAAGTTGCCCTCTCCCAAGGAGATAACATCCAAGGAGCCCCTGCGGGGCTTGGGGGTTCATGCAAGGGGAGTTCAGCCCTGCCTCAGGGGGATCAGATGATGGCGTTTCTTAAGCCTGGTGATGTTAatcaggaaggggaaggggagctTTGCCAAATTTTTCTTAAGGTCCAAGGATTTACTGGAACTATTGGCTTTAGCCTCTGGTTATAAGAAATAATGATTACTGCGGGTCACAGAAATCCAAATTATACTCCTAACTTTGCAACCAACTGACTCTGTGACCCTCAGCAAATGACTTCACCTCTAAGGGCATTTGGGCCCATAATCTACAACTGAAAGTATTGGACTAGAATgaggttggcaaacattttctttcctttttctttaagtttttttttttaataaacttatttattttgtttatttatttttcgctgctttggatctttgttgctgctcttgtgagctttctctagttgcagcacgcaggctcggtagttgtggcatgctggctctagagtgcaggctcagtagttgtggcgcatgggctctgttgctccgtgacatgtgggatcttcccggaccagggatcgaacctgtgtcccctgcatttgcaggtggattcccaaccactgcgccaccatggaaacCCGGCAAACATGTTCTTAAAGAGTCAGCTAGTAAATATTTCCGGCTTTGCAAGCCATACAGTCCCTGTTTCAACAACTCCACTCTGCTACCGTAGCATGGAGGCAGCCAGAGACAATAGGTAAATGAATGCgtgtggctatgttccaataaaactttactaacATGGGGCCAGCCTGCAAGGTGCAGTTTGCTGAGCCCCGGACTAGATGATGTTTAGCATCTGATCCATTTCCAGCATTTTGTGACCGCATGACTCTATGGGGACTTAGTGACTCTTACTGCACAGCTGGTCTCCATCACCCTGTTTAGTGCCTGTCCTATGCACTCTCTTGCTCTTTATTGCTTCATGTGTATCAGTGCTGTCTTCCCACCCGGAGGGCAAGCAGTTCGGTGGCAGGCCTGGCTTTCAGTTTTAAAGACTGGGCATGCATTAAGAATGACACAAACAAGCACACTAACAGCGACATGAAAAGCAGTTATTTCTGATGAAGTGTACAGTACTTACTGATGGAGTGGGCGGATCACCGAGAAGCAGCTCATCCTGAtggtctccatctctctctcccccagcaATTGCAGAGGTGGTGAGATGCGAGCACGAGCGGGCAGTACATCTCTTTGTCGACTCCCTGGTGAATCAGGACAAGCCGAGCTTCGCATTCCAGTGCACGGACTCCAACCGCTTCAAAAAGGGGATCTGCCTCAGTTGCCGGAAGAACCGTTGTAATAGCATTGGCTACAATGCCAAGAAAATGAGGAACAAGAGGAACAGCAAAATGTACCTAAAAACCCGGGCAGGCATGCCTTTCAGAGGTAACCTTCATCCAAACCTGCATTGCCCTGGGGAAGGACCTTTTTCCTCCTTCTGAATACCACATTGTAGACAGGCACATTCCTGCAGTTAAATCAAATAACTGCGAATCACATTAAATTGTGTATGCCTAGGaaagtaaatctttaaaaataaatgatggggACTCCTTTTGTGATGTGAATCATCACTCTATGATCACAATATCGCTATCTTAAATTTCTATCTTGCATTTAGCTTTTCAAAGCTGtttcatatttgttttctcatttgatcATCAAAATAATCTGTGATAGGACTAACAGGGGATCAAAATGATATCTCGCATTTTTATAGCATGTTATAAAACCGTAAGGTTTTGTGGGTATTGTGGGTGGAAGTTGAGGCTCAAGAAGTTAATACCTTGGTCCTtaattcaaggtcacacagctagaaagcatCTAGGTCAGCATCCCCCAAAGGTCCCCCAAACCCCAAGTTCAGGGCTCCTTCTTCTATACTGCAGTGACCTCTTAGGTCATTGGACAGAATGAGATCAAAGGGAGGCTAGAGGCTGGGCTGGACCAAAAGGATGAGAGTCCCTAAAAACTCACtgtgctcgggcttccctggtggcgcagtggttgagagtctgcctgccgatgcaggggacgtgggttcgtgctccggtccgggaagatcccacatgccgcggagcggctggacccgtgagccatggccgctaagcctgcgcgtccggagcctgtgctccgcaatgggagaggccacaagagtgagaggcctgcgtaccgcaaaaaaaaaaaaacaaacaactcactGTGCTGGGTGACTCAGTTTTGGTCAGGGTGCCCTAAGATGACAAGCAAGGCTCACAAATGTCTTTGTTCTGCTGTCTCTGCAGTTTACCATTATCAGATGAAAATCCATGTCTTCAGCTACAAGAACATGGGAGGAATCGAGCCCACCTTTTATGTCACCATTTATGGCACCAATGCAGACTCCCAGATTCTGCCTTTGGAAATGTAAGTCacaggtttcctttgctgagttCAGGACAGAGAACTAGTTGGTTTGAAAAGTAGAGAGAGCGCAGGAGCTCTCTGTGTGCCAGATGAACAAGTGCAGGGGAGCTAGTCTGAGTGCCAGGGAGGAGCTGTGTGGTTCCTCTCCTGCTTCACACTCTCCACCTAGCCCTTGACTCAGAACGTTTCTGGGAGGGCAGCTCCTGGGATGAATCAGCAGCGTGAGAATCTGCTGGATCAGCTGGGCAGAAACTGCTGTTTCATTTCAGAGAACGCCTGATTCCTGAGGCTTTAGGAAATTTGGAACTTGATAAACATCAGCCCTGGCATGTTTCTAATGATCTGTGGGAGGGGCACACGGTGATCTGTACATGTTGAGCACTTGTAAGGTGCAAAGCTCCACCCTGAGTAATGCTGGGCGTGCAAAGTAACGTCATCAGAATACTCGCTCTCAGGGCTGGGGCTCTAGCGGGAGGAACAGGCTTGTAcgcacacactcatgcacacagaTGGGGTGAGACAGGCTCCCCCAAGTGCCACgtgagagggagaggcagagggggCTGAGAGTTTCGAGGGAGATGGATGCCTGTGGGCTGAGAGGAGGAGGCACTGCTGAGTGGGGATGTGACTTCTTTGCCCTTTCTCACTTCTGTTCTTTCCTGGTCTTGTCCCCCCAGGAAGTAGCATGAATGGGGGGATGCTCAGGAATGGTTTGGGGTACCGTGGGCAACATGATCTCTCTGCCCGTGTGGAGCACAGCTGAGTTTCCATCCTGGTCCTGCTGGTGGGACGTGGAGGACGTGGGGGGGACCTCTTGTGCATTTCTCTCCAATCCGAGTGGGGTAGATGCTGCCACTGCATCAACCCCCACGGTGCTGCAGTTTTCCAGGTGGCGGGGGGACTGAGACCAGCTtccctctccctttgcagagtgGAGCAGATCGGGCTGAATGCCACCAACACCTTCCTGGTCTACACCGAGGAGGACTTGGGAGACCTCCTGAAGATCAAACTCACCTGGGAGAGGACTTCTCAGTCCTGGTACAACCTGTGGAAAGAGCTTCGCAGCTACCTGTCTCAGCCCCGCAGGTCCGAGCAAGAGCTGAATATCAGACGCATCCGGGTCAAATCCGGGGAAACCCAGAGGAAGTAAGTGCCTCAGGACCCTTTCCCTGTTCTGCGTCCATGGTCAGCAGAAGGCGTGTGTCTCTGCAGCATCCTTTCCTTTGCTAAGCGTACACCTTCCATCTTTCCGTATCCAGAGTACATGGGCAAAACCGCAAACCCTTTGCGAGGAAAACTGAATTCCAGATCAAGGCCTCTGTCAACTGTTGTGCAGCTTGTGCCCTGATCGCAGGCCCTGGGCTGAGAGGGGTGGGCAAGCGGGGGCTGGAATCCAGCCCTTGTTCCGTTTGCCAAGCCCTGTGCTGGCCCGGAGGAAGAGGGCTTCTCCTGGACAGGGCCCTTTAGGAATGCTGCCTTGTTAATTTGTTTGCTCTGGGGCCCATGCAACCAAAAGCCTTTGCTTGCTCCTGTCCAGAGCAAACCAGACTGTCCAGTTTAGGGAGCCTGCATGCATGAGGTCTGTGGGAGTCCTGGCTTCCCTTGCATCCAATTTTCAGAGCATTATACCTCTCCTTGGGAGGCTCTGACTCAAGGACATGGGTGGGGCGCTAACGTCAAGTAACAGATTCCTCTGTGCCACGCCAGCTGGCAGTTTCCCCACGTCTGTTAACCAAGCCTAACACGAAAAATCCACCCCTGAATCAGCCACTAAAACACGGCTTGACTCTTGGAGCAGCTTCTAAGTGGGAGCCAGGAAGCCCGGAAGACCTTTGTCAGGAGAGGAGGGTTTCCTTGGCCAAATCCTTCAGCAGACCTCCGGGAGGTCACTGCCAGCCTTGGGATGGTGGGAAGAAGGCTCCACCCTCTTTCTATCTCTTCTGGCATTTTCTCCATTACAGTTCTTCATGCATCCCGTTTCCATCCACCACCTATGGTGCAGCTTGGCCATGCAGAGGGTGGAGGCTTAGGTTCTTGTCTGAGTGATTCTGGTCTAAAGACCTGTGCACTGGTGTGTATGTGGCAGGGGTGGGTGCCAGCTGAGGGGAGCTGTTAGTATGAAGGCTGTGGTCTAGATAATTGcatgtctttttccttctctcgGTGCTTATAAGTGCAGCCTGTACCAGAAAGATGTGTGGTAGCAGAAAGatgatcatttttataaaatatttcaaatttaataaatCACTGAGACTTAATAACTGTAAACCATTTTCATATTGGTTTCAGATATAAGATTTTAAACAGTAAAACATTACAGATAAAACTGAAGCCCCTTTGTGCCCCTCCCCTGTCCGACTCCTCCCCTTTCAAACCAAATGTACTGATCTTCCAACATTAACTAATGTTACTGTGTTTTCCTCTTCATGATTTTTATACTTTCACTACTTCTGTTTGTATCCATAAACAACCTATAGAATTGTTTTGGTTGCTTCTGAAGTTTACATGAGTGGACATATTCCTTTAAAAGTTGCTTTTCTCCATTTAACATAGTTTATGAGATTTATCCAATGCATACAGATCTGGTCTATTCACATTCAACTCCTGTATGTAAACTGCCATTGCACAAACAATAGTTTCACCATTGTTCTGCTGAATATTTAAGTTGTTGCTACTTTTTTGCAGTTACAAATAGTGCTGAGACGAACATCCTGGGACCTCTTCCTTGTGTACGTGTGTGAGGGCTTCTTTGGGGCATGTTGAATCACTGGGTTATAGTATATGTATTCTCCAACTGGACTGGATATTATTAAATCCCTCTCCAAAGTGGTTGGACAAATTTTTAATCTTGTCCACAGAGTAAGAGcttctttttccccctcctcctcatcTATCTTTGGTGGACATTCTTGCTATTCCGTTGAGTGTGAATTGGTCCCCGactgttgttttcatttgtatttcctgaTTGTGAGTGTTGTGGGTGTTTATGGGCTGTTTGGGCTTCCTGGCGAAGGTTCTGAAAGCTGCTCGGAAATGTGGCTTCTGTCCTGCTGGTAAGCATCACGGTCAGTTGTACCACATGTCTATTGGTCATGAGGTCATGCTGTCCACACACCACTGAAGCTGGAGCAGCCCACATGGTTGGGCTGTAAGTTACAGTTGAAACGATTATTAGATCACTGATTCTTCCTGTGATCTTGGTTGTCTACTTCTTGAATCTTTGATATTAACTCACAGCTGAGTTCCAGTTACACTTTTCAATGGGTATTTCTGGACACCATGCTGGAGGGACCTGGAGTTCCTCTGTTCAAGGAGTTTATCGTCCACCATGGATGCAAGAATCCACAAGCTATTCAAGGCAAGATATAATGTGTTAAAATGAGCTAAAGGTTTCATTATTAACTCCATGCCATAAGAAGTAATGACAATAACAAAAGCAACATTTATATAAGGATGTGCCTATTTATGAAATTGGAAGGTCAATGGAGGGTTAGATTAATAAGGCCTCGGGCAATCAGGGAGGCTTCAGAGAGGATATGCCTTGGTAGGCAGGCAGGCTTTTGGACAGACAGAAGGAAGAGGGTGGAAGGGGTGTGATTAAAGTCTGCATGAGCTGAATCATGGGAGACATCAAAGTGAGACCCTTTTAGTGTGCTTGTAGCGGCAGTGG includes these proteins:
- the LIPG gene encoding endothelial lipase, with amino-acid sequence MRNSGLLLCLWSAYCCFAAGGPATLGPEGRLQDELNKSRVVPAAAKPPVRFNLRTSEDPEHEGCYFSFGHSQPLEDCGFNMTAKTFFIIHGWTMSGMFESWLYKLVSALQTREKGANVVVVDWLPLAHQLYTDAVNHTREVGHSVARMLNWLQAKEDFSLRDVHLIGYSLGAHVAGYAGNFVKGTVGRITGLDPAGPMFEGVDIHKRLSPDDADFVDVLHTYTRSFGLSIGIQMPVGHIDVYPNGGDFQPGCGLNDVLGSIAYGTIAEVVRCEHERAVHLFVDSLVNQDKPSFAFQCTDSNRFKKGICLSCRKNRCNSIGYNAKKMRNKRNSKMYLKTRAGMPFRVYHYQMKIHVFSYKNMGGIEPTFYVTIYGTNADSQILPLEIVEQIGLNATNTFLVYTEEDLGDLLKIKLTWERTSQSWYNLWKELRSYLSQPRRSEQELNIRRIRVKSGETQRKLTFCAEDLENTRISPGQELWFHKCRDGWRMKNETSPTLEQP